Proteins from a single region of Streptomyces glaucescens:
- a CDS encoding L,D-transpeptidase yields the protein MTNSRRRRGLTVASALLGGVLVLSACSGGEEASGTEGDGTSQAKVDEAAAQKTSEAQIKITPADGSNNASINNSATVTVSKGTLAEVRMTTADGTAVAGEISADKTSWKPSAQLERATTYKIAVTATDADGREAHENASFTTVSPDNSFIGSFTPEDGSTVGVGMPVSINFDKAITNKAAVQKGITVSSTSGQEVACHWFNANRMDCRPEEYWQEGSKVTLKLALDGVEGAEGVYGVQQKTVSFTIGRNQVSVVDAETKQMRVMQDGKVIKTIPISAGSPDNKTYEGQMVISEKFKETRMNGATVGFTDDDGKGEYDIKDVPHAMRLSTSGTFIHGNYWGAKSIFGSVNTSHGCVGLSDTKGADDPNTPGAWFFDNSIVGDVVVVKNTGDKTIAPDNGLNGWNMDWAQWKAGSAI from the coding sequence ATGACGAACAGTAGGCGGCGCAGGGGCCTGACGGTCGCGTCCGCACTGCTCGGCGGTGTGCTGGTGCTCTCGGCCTGCTCCGGAGGCGAGGAGGCGTCCGGGACGGAGGGCGACGGCACCTCGCAGGCCAAGGTCGACGAGGCGGCGGCGCAGAAGACCTCCGAGGCCCAGATCAAGATCACGCCCGCGGACGGCTCGAACAACGCATCCATCAACAACTCGGCCACCGTCACGGTGAGCAAGGGCACGCTCGCCGAGGTCAGGATGACGACCGCGGACGGCACCGCCGTCGCCGGTGAGATATCGGCGGACAAGACGAGCTGGAAGCCGAGCGCCCAGCTCGAACGCGCCACCACCTACAAGATCGCGGTGACCGCGACGGACGCCGACGGCCGCGAGGCGCACGAGAACGCGTCCTTCACCACGGTCTCCCCGGACAACAGCTTCATAGGCTCCTTCACTCCGGAGGACGGCTCCACGGTCGGCGTGGGCATGCCCGTGTCGATCAACTTCGACAAGGCGATCACCAACAAGGCGGCCGTCCAGAAGGGCATCACCGTCTCCTCCACCAGTGGCCAGGAGGTCGCCTGCCACTGGTTCAACGCCAACCGGATGGACTGCCGCCCGGAGGAGTACTGGCAGGAGGGCTCCAAGGTCACCCTGAAGCTGGCGCTCGACGGCGTCGAGGGCGCCGAGGGCGTCTACGGCGTCCAGCAGAAGACGGTCTCCTTCACCATCGGCCGCAACCAGGTCTCCGTCGTCGACGCCGAGACCAAGCAGATGCGGGTGATGCAGGACGGGAAGGTCATCAAGACCATCCCGATCTCCGCCGGCTCGCCCGACAACAAGACGTACGAGGGCCAGATGGTGATCTCCGAGAAGTTCAAGGAGACCCGGATGAACGGCGCGACCGTCGGCTTCACCGACGACGACGGCAAGGGCGAGTACGACATCAAGGACGTGCCGCACGCCATGCGCCTGTCCACGTCCGGCACCTTCATCCACGGCAACTACTGGGGCGCGAAGTCCATCTTCGGCAGCGTGAACACCAGCCACGGCTGCGTGGGCCTGTCCGACACCAAGGGCGCCGACGACCCGAACACGCCCGGCGCCTGGTTCTTCGACAACTCGATCGTCGGTGACGTCGTCGTCGTGAAGAACACCGGCGACAAGACCATCGCCCCGGACAACGGCCTCAATGGCTGGAACATGGACTGGGCGCAGTGGAAGGCGGGCTCCGCGATCTGA